DNA sequence from the Spodoptera frugiperda isolate SF20-4 chromosome 15, AGI-APGP_CSIRO_Sfru_2.0, whole genome shotgun sequence genome:
tTCCTCCAAAATCATGAAATAGACGAAGATCTGATCAAAGAACTCTTAGATAACGGCATGTTTATAAAACTGGTGCCGTGCCCGCTGTACGCGTCGCTCATCAACTACATCATCGggcggcaggcggcgggcgACGAGGCGGGCGCGTACAGCGTGGCGTGGGCGGCGGCCGAGCTGGGCGGCGCGCGCCTGGCGGCCGAGGCCGGCCAGCTGCGCCTGGCCGCGGCCGGCCTGCCCGCCTCGCTGCGCGGCTTCTCGCAGGCCGTCGTCGCGGGCTTGGCGGAATCGGCCCGAGCCTTTGCTTATTTCAAAGATGTCTTAgatgaataaatattgtatttataccAATCGGTGTCTGTATTCTAaatgtgtaattaataaattatggcTACAAAAATGTTGCTGGTATTATTTTATCGATTTCTTCATTCACTTTGCCGCtctaacgcctgattctattatATATACCAACTGCTTTAGTTTAGAAAAGGATGTCACCTTGAGAATATTCCCCAGAGTACAAATTGAAGCAGGGTTGGCAAATAGTATTAGACATGATTCGAAAATGGAGGAACTCGTGGATATCACttagaaatagcaaataaatatctaatgtctaTTCCTATATGGCTCTGGTTAGCACCAAATTGTAATCTGCATTCCTAGTTTGGAATCGGTATGAGATTACTTACGCTTTAGTGCTTGAAAAAGTACAAAAAGCATTTTTGaggtttttgtacaaaatatggTTTTACTATTAACCTTTCTATGAGTCATATGTGACTCATTGGACAGTTAAGTTGTTAAAATCCCGTAATCCCGGGATTGAAAAACATGCTCGGGATTGTATTCTCGAGtatcaatttataaaaatagtaatattatatttgacaTTACGTAAAATGAAACTTACATGTCACTaaagtcagtcagtgagtgtcaAATATTTTAGGTTATGTTGCGAAGATAGTTGAAAACAATCCACTTTTCTAGTATTGTTGGAAAGatataaaaacagaataatGCTTAGCAATGTTAGAAACGCTCTACGGATTCCCGTAGCAGGTGTGGCGCGATTATTTCAGACATCAGTACCCCGAACTTCGGAAAAGTTTGATCACAAGAGGATACCTCAGGAAGACGAAGGTGTCCAAGGAGAAAAAGTTGTTGATCTAGACTCAGTGCTGAAGACGTGTGTAATTTATCTACTTATTTTAGCAATTCAaagactactttttattttaaatatacgtAATTGGCTTGTGTTTCAGAAAACAGAACTTATTTCCAACTCTAGATTCTGATAACCAAATATTCGGAGGTATATTGTACAAACAGCTCCCCATCTGCAACATCCGTGTCTCTCATAACAACACCATATTTACGATGACCGATGCTAGTGGCTCTGTGAAGATCATCAGATCGTGTGGTATGGAAGGCTTCAAAAATACCAAGAAGGGAACCAATATTGCTGCTCAAACTACTGCCATTGCTATAGCCACTGTAAGTTTTACTTCATAAGTTTCAAAGGAAAGGTTTTGAAGGGTGTGAATTGTGTGAACAATAAGCCTTATTTTTCCAGTTTCCCCATCAGACAGGAACTGCAAGCATTCATAGGCCACAGTAACCACTTGCCTTCAGGTGGCCTGTGTATCATTTGGCCGTCGTAGTAGTATAAGAAATCGAAAGAAAACTCGGCTCGGCTTTCATATCATTCTTCACACATTCTATCTCTAGAAATTTTTCAGTTAGTCAGTACTTGTATCCTTTCTCATTACATTCTTATTCAAAGTTAGCCATGTTTAATCTGTAACCAGAGTCACTTCCAAACTATGTAACATGGTTtaatttagcttgacctgtttgtttgtttggatgtacTTTAGTAATTGCAATTTGTTTCTCTCCCTTCATGACGACACATCCTTTTGATTAAGCCCTTCCaagcctatttatttatttattataaaaaagaaatacagcaTTTTATTTATGACAATCTCCCACAAAACCGGTTTAGCGGTTTGACTGTGGTCTGTTGACATGTTAACTTGttcattcatacataaatatatttttttccagcataatgttttcatttgaaatataCATCAATCAACTCATTTATTAGCCTGTTTACATTTATTATGCAGCAGTAGTGGACTGACGGTTCATCACAATAACCTTTACTctaaattagaaatattatCTTGAATATTACAATTGTTTCAGAAAGCCATAGATAGAGGTTTCAAAACTATCAGAGTAAGAGTGCAAGGATTGGGACCAGGAAGACTGGTAGGAAAACATATCATTCTTCAATAGTCAGATTTGTTTACACAGATATACCTACTCCgagatttatttagtttaatcacaacattacattatttacaggCAGCTGTAAAAGGTTTACAAATGGGTGGCTTGGATATAGTCTCAATCACAGACAACACCCACGTATCATGGAACCCGCCCCGACCAAGAAAAGCCAGGAGATTGTAATTTAATCTAATTAGTAGTAACTAGTTCTACATTCGTCatgtacaaataaacaaaacttgtaACTGTAtccttatttattgtttgttgtaGTCCTGTTGAtggattatattttaatgtcttcGGAAGAAATTCACCCGAGTGGCCTTGTGCTAGAAACCATATTTGGCTTGTGTTTGTCTTTTCGACATCCTGTTGTTTGCCCATTGGTTCTGTAATTCTGCTTCATTTGCTTTAGCCTgtgaattaaacaaaattatcgaGTTTCATAATGATTCGAGTTTCATATCAATAaagcacacaaacatacaaatatagtTGTTTTGCGATCGGATGATGTTTCCGATGACATTATGTGACagtgttataaaattatgctGTAATCCATATTACGctgattttattgaaaatataaaataaatttcagaaataaataactcgaattaaaaaataaatttaaaaataattttgattttatatcaaaatatagtTTTGCTCTATACCTATTTTACCgtaataaatataactattaaaatgatgaaatatTGACATTAACCTGCTGTCTGTCGGTattgagacacaatagaaaacgcAGATGTACGCGAGtcacacattgtgtctcgcgtacaTCTGCGTACCGACGTACAACGGGCGCCTACCACAGACGTTGGTGCATGACTTGAATCGAACCTTGAGTTATTTTAAAGATGTCACAAAACcttagaataatattaatatacttatattattgaATCGATATTTTTCACatgagttaaatatttaatcaccATAACTGTAGTAAAACTTCAATTCAAATGCCAAATGTCAACGAAAAATCATAAGACCGCAAAACAACCATAAGGTCTATCTAGTATATTCTTGTAAAATGAATTGTTATTGTTAGAATGGATATGTATGCAATAATGTAGACCTGATAAGCCAAGTATGTGATTTGGTGCTTTCTCCTCTGTTGTGTGGTGGGCTCATTTCCTTTCTTCTTGCTAGCAGACACACGCTTGGTAGTGTCGTCCATCAGTCCCTTCATCAACATCTCCCGTGCATTGGCCAACACCTCTGCTTGATTCACATCTACTATCTGAATCTCCTCACGTTTCCGTTTGCCACGGGCACCACACAGTTTCAGGAtctaaaataagatttattattttgagattttttatggaacatttgtaaatttaatgttatattaacATAGAAgagatttatttacttgtttcatAGAATAAAAGCCAAAACCATTAACAGGAAgttcaaaaactaaaatatgaCCACAGAAAAGTTTTCTATAAACTATGGAACATGCTCTACTGAATTTAATATACTGTGTGGTTGATGTTTAGATGACAGCGGTGGCCATGTGCCACATTGTTACAGCACACATCCGGTATGTGTGGAACAGGTGCTGTCCTTTTTGCTTTGCCATGGTTTGATAAGAATGTTGATACTTACAGCTTCTTCATTAAGTTGTACATCATTGTTGGAACCCTCATCTCCATATGCAGCATCATCATAACTAGAACCACCTGCAGCCTGCTCTTCCACACTTTGATCATAGTTTGGTTCCAATATTACATGTTTTATGTCTTCCTCCTTCTTGAAGAAAGATTCAATTCCTTTGGGTTTGTTAGGTTTCTTAGCATTTTGATCAATGTCTAATGGTAGCTCTACATCTTCAGGTAATTCCACAGGTTTGTGTATTGAGAAGAAGTCATTCTGTAGGTCTTCACTGTCACTTTCATCTGAATATTCATTTACAAGAGGTTTGCTATCAACTTTGCATTTCTTAACTGGTGTTGGTAAGGGGGCTTTCTTTACTGGAGTTTCTGGCTTCCTTTTGACTACTTGTGGTATTAATGACACTGTAGTGGACTTCACTCCATTCCTTGGCTGCGGCAGCATACTTAGCAAGCTAGATTTTTTCtggaaacataatattttaggacataaatatgtacttatctaTAGCAGTGGCATATTGACTTTGTGTAATATGTAACAATGTTTACTTACATCGGCTGGTGCTCTTGGTTTCACAACAACTGGGCTGTCTTTAACATCTTTGAACTGCAAGTACAAcaactattattaaattttactcCGGTCCAAATAATGAGCTTATTAGTATTAATGGTGAATGCGTACATCATTCAGTGATGGAACTGTTATCCTGGCCTTAGGTTTCACAGTATTGGTTATTTCTTTCTTGTGTAAGAACTCGTCATCCTCTTCAATGACAGCTGGTTTCAGTTTCGATGGTTGAGGTAAGAAATTAAACAAACTTTGTCCATTCTGTTGAGGCTCTAACTCTTGTTCATCCTCAATTGCAGCAGGCTTCGATACTGCTGGATCTGGAAGTTAAAAAGATTCTGTTGTATAATTTACTTCTAGTCTAAAGTGTGCAATATCCTCCTTAATGTTAATTAAGTGTGGAATCTAAGGTCCAATTTGCAGGTTGTACTAAGTACGAGTAATTGGAAAAGGTTGTTACCGTGCTTGATTGCAGTTTTGTTGTTCAATAGCGCAATTGCAGTATCATTATTGTCTTCCTCCTCATAGTCACTCGAGTCACTGTTTTCATATGCAACTAAAgccatttaaataaaagattttttttgaaGTGCAGTAAAAATCGACTTTCCcttttactaatattgtaagtatCTAGGAGTTTGGAGTAGACAAAAAGAGATATTTTGCATTCACAAGTTtcaatcacaataattattgaCAACTCATGTTATGCTATGGTAAATTGACTTTAACATTGACATGACAAAAAATTTacaactatttttttctttggcaACAGCAGAAAACAATGACTTTTGTCTATGGATAGACCCCAAAGTTCTGAATGGTACTTGATTGAAATCGGCCGCGGGGTCGCGATCAACTAGGGAGTGGTACGAGAGTTGGCTGCGAGCTTCGACCTACCTGAATAGAGTAGAAAACTAGTTACCGACTTAAATAAAAGGAGGAGGTACCTACTCagttcggatgtttgttttattttaattgttcacTGATTGCTCCTTctgggattaaaggcgtgacgttataataaatattttttttctaattaaatatttaaaaatgtaattaacaagtaaggtaaataaacaataataaaaattaaaataaaataaaagttttcaaaaataaattgataactaGATGACAAGTAAAGTATACAGATAAAAgaacaatttcaaaaacatctttatttatattagaaaaaatattcgaaGTGACcgatgaatattattatgtctgcaCCTTTGATTCTGCACctgttttcttttgttgtttCCATAGTTAATTCGAgatttttatctaaaacaaaaaatgttgaatatctcagaaacttgGCACTTTCGAACCAAGGACCTCATTCTCACCTCTCGAGAGGGATATTTGTCGAATTACACATCTATCCCGACATGTTAATTGACCGAAACAAGTTTGTACTCTGTCAGTGATGAACAGTAATTTCATAAACTGTCAGACATCAGACCGATACGACACTTCATTATTTTGACATCAATGACACTTTGAATTTTTGACTTTACGacagtttttaaaattttccgcaGGTACCGTGCAGCAGGCAGCAGGTAGACTATAACCAGTCGAACTGTGTAAccactatattttattactatgttTTTAGAAAGggaataaaatatatcattaatCGCTTCATAATCTCAAAAGTTCCTGTCTGAACTTtactattgtgttttattacttGAATCAAGACAAATACCAAAATGCCGAAGAAATTCGCTGGTGAAAACAGTAAAGCTGTCGCTGCACGGCAACGAAAGGAAAATGAAAAACAAGAGAAGGAACAAAAGATGAAGAAAATGATGGAAGATGCAGAATGGGAGGATAACGACGAGAAACTTAAGAAGAAACAACAGAAAAAGGTACCACACGTTATTATTGGAAACTGTGGACTGTTAGTGGGCATAGTGAGAATGTTGAAGTTGGACAATATCTACTTCATATTAGTcgtctttattaatatttatttattaggtgtGTTGTGAGATGAatatggtaaaaaaaaaatatgtacctaaccAAAAAGCTAATTTTCATCTTAATTCTTTGTTTTCACCAGGAGGACCAGGAGAAGAAGCGTTTAGAACAGCTACAGAAAAAAGCAGAAGCAAAGGCTTTGCTGGAGAAAGAGATGCAATCAATAAAGGCAGCTCCGAAGGCTGCCCCTCCACCCCCTAAGATCACACGAGCACAGATTGAAAGGATGAAAGAGAAAACTATTAAAGCAGAGCCTGTCAAACCAGTGGTAACACTCATTGAAATTGGTCTGCATATTCTCAgcatatgttatttttattctattgttCTTGGTTTGTTTATTCCAGCCATCAAAAGTGGTTGTGGAAGAGCCTCCACTTGAGGAGAATCTCAACAGGATCCATCTGGACGGAGAAGTGGCacagactgttgatgaagctatTTCTATACTCGGGTATGTCTCTGGAATGTAGGCTTTGATGCAAGAGAATACAtagttgttaaaataatatcagtaaTATTTGTATATCTAATAAGAATGCATGATGAGATGAGGGATAGAACAACATTGACAAGATGTCTCACCTTTTAATTGCAATGGGGTACATAATATTCTGTGCGCACCCACTTTTAATATGCATGTAATATTGATGcctggtgagcctattgacacCTCACACCATTACTGAGAACATTTTTAAAACCCTCAATAATGTTTTGCTCTATTTgagaatagaaataaattgatatgTTTGTCATTGCTGGCTCCAATATGATCAAAGACATGATCATGATCAATGCATTACCACTAGTACGcttgttttctttaaatattgatGTTATTCTAACTAATGGTACTTATAaccataatttaaaatgtttcagtGAAAAGTCAGATACAGATAGGCATCCGGAAAAACGTCTGAAGGCAGCATACACAGCATTTGAAGAAGCTAATTTACCAATACTGAAGGCTGAGAACCCAACACTGAGACTGTCACAGCTCAAGCAGATGCTGAGGAAGGAATGGCTGAAGTCACCACAGAACCCATTGAACATGAAAGTGTGAAGTGTTCTAACAATTTGAGAAATTAAGAGATCACCTGTTCATTATAAAtgcttaaataatattaatttgataaattaatgaACTACGACATTGTATTGCAGGCAGTTCTGTATCAAGTAGATgatttttgcaatatttaattaactactttCATAATTCAATCTAGGAAATGACACAATTTGTTAAtgattactaatttattttgaaaatgcaGTCTTACTCAGTAGGACAAATTTTTGTACTAGAATAACAAAGgcattgtaaatacataatataaatttgtAAATTCATTTTGGTTCATCACTGTATTGGATGGGTATTCCTTTGCGACCTTGTTCAGCCATTTTCACTTCTGTTTCGCCTAGTTTTTGTTCTAGACCCTTCCAGGACCTATCTTGGAGGTTTTGTCCTATATTTTCGAGAGCCCAGGTCTGTTTTTCTTCCAGATCTGTACTGCTTCCTTGATGAGTATCAACTTTAGTCTCTCTTATCTTTCCTGTGATGAGACTTAGATCTGTGGTCTCCTGGATGTGGTGAATATCACAATGGTGGGGTCGCCCTGGCAGCAATTGGTCATAATCCGTAACATGTGTTATGAAATAGGGTTCCCTGTTTGAGTTCAAAGCTACTTCCAGTTCATACGGGTACACAATAGGTTTATAAAAGTCTCTAGCGCTGTACAGATCATTTTCTGGGCATGCAATCATCACGTAGATATCAATCTGTAAACAAGATACAAATTGAAACAATCAACATGCATGTTTTCAATGAAACACTTATTATTCATAAATTCCATGTTATAAAACGAAatgatttcttatttttaaaaatggaataacacggttaaaataaaaaccaaggACTTACTTCAGGAAAATTAGCCAACTTTGGAACATTGGGCTTTCCCACAGATACAATGTAGCTTTTCTTGCCATTCACTTTACAGAGCTGCTTCATTCTGCTGATAATGTCCTTGGTCTGGTCACCAGCCAGCTTACAAACCAGAATGCCCACGACATTGGCATCCTTGCACTTCTCTACTAAGAATCTTCTACGCTTGAACCAAGCAGTTTCTTCTAAACATTCAATCTTGTTTGTGTTAGGATCCAGCAAATACCATTGTGATGCtgcagaaataaaaatgttttagggAAACTACAGTTCAGTAAACAACTAAACATGGTTTGACACACTGctatacacacatacaaatcTATTTTTGAAAATAGTAGAGAGTACCTGCAATAGATATGGTGTAGTTGAACAATGTTTGTCCCCGTGTTCCGAGATGTATACAGACGCAGTCCTTCAGCACCTCCACTGCGGAATCTTCACCATCCTTGTTTCTGATTACTCTTCCTAGGAATCTGTTTTGGTTCTCTTCTATTTCAATAAAAGATATGTAACCATGTGGGAAGTATTCAAACCAGTGCTTTGATATTAAATCTGgaaattaaatttagttttgttAGGAATGtaagaatataaaacaaacaatgtttgTCATAAATATATGCAATTGTTGTCCTACAGGATCCTACTAGAGTTAGTATGATTGCATGTTTCATTGTTTGTATAACTAAACAATATGTTTCGCACCTTTGCAATGTTCAAATGCGGCATCATAAAACAAGCATAGTTTGATGTCTGCATTAAATCTGTCTTTCACAACTTTGATGGAAGCTTCCACATCCACACTGTGTTTGGGCAGCACAGTGAACACAGGAATGTTAGTTTTGGAGAAACAACTGTGTCCGTAGTGGACTACCGCATTGCCTTGTACATGCATAGCTGCCACTGAGTCGACACAGCAACTGTAATCAAAGGAATGttgatttatacatttatacataacaaGAGCTAAAATACACAAGTTAGATCTTTCTGAGTACCTACCCTACAATCATTATCAACCTGTAGCACACAGTACAAATTTTAAAGAATGTTGGTTACAGTGCTCTGCTCTTACCTTGCATAAGATGTGTCTCCAAGAATGTACAAGTCAACCTCGActttcttctttatttcttcATATATCTTAGTACTCACACTAAGAAGTTCATCGGGAAATTGAAGGCAAACCTGTCCAACGCGCAAATATCAACTAAAGAATGAAATaagcaaatatttacataatgtacGATATGCGAATCCGATGTTTACCAACctttaagaaattattttcagttATCCATCGGCATGTTTCATTTATATCAAAACGAGTTATTAAATCATCGAATTCTTTTTCAGACCTGTTCACTTCCAATTTCCGTTCTATGCACAATTTTCCGTCTGTAGTAAAATTGGCCATTGTtacaaaaaattcaataaacaccTCGTTCTTACAACAAGTTCACAACACctcatctagacacacggcagtgtgtccgccaagttcgagcaaaaaaccgacacaccggccgtgggttatattacacgaaccatttcgggccaagttcgacccacctataactcaaaatctattttatctacgcatatgaaatttctagtatctgtttagatctacttacttatctaaaatacaaaatttcattaatgtacctactgtaggtcttgagatattgacgtcagaaaatcgctatttttactatacactcactgactgactcactcatcaaaaacctagaccacttccaatggtcgtattgacttgaaatttggcatggaggtaggtctttaggtcaaggtaaaggaaaaaatctgaaaatggccaagtgtgagtcggttttaaaaataatgaaggtctaaattcatacccctaaggaactaaaacaaaaaaattatctatatcttccaatggtcgtaccgacctaaaattcgttacgaaggtttgtatttagtcaaagtaaagtaaaataagaaaaaaagaaaataaaccttacaaaaataaatgaaatcccacccaaaacataaatgtgaaaggctgccaagttcgataatattggaatgcttcgcctataaaagaagtgagatctaaataagtaccaacttccatacacagacctcagttaaaaatgatataacttggcaagttttaatagaaaattatatacttgactcattgcgtttagtaggtttataacaaagtgtgtgaaaacttgccaacttgttatatcatttttaactgaggtctgtgtatggaagttggtacttatttagatctcacttcttttataggcgaagcattccaatattatcgaacttggcagcctttcacatttatgttttgggtgggattacaTTGAAAGAAACCGAAATGACATTTATTTTGCCAATTTGTAACTGTCACTGTCACTAAGACGCAGAAACGTCCCATtacacttataaaaatatatagtttgtAATGAATACAAACTAGGATATAGGTACAAAACATTCTAAAAAATTGTgaatatcagttttt
Encoded proteins:
- the LOC118281806 gene encoding 28S ribosomal protein S11, mitochondrial, translated to MLSNVRNALRIPVAGVARLFQTSVPRTSEKFDHKRIPQEDEGVQGEKVVDLDSVLKTKQNLFPTLDSDNQIFGGILYKQLPICNIRVSHNNTIFTMTDASGSVKIIRSCGMEGFKNTKKGTNIAAQTTAIAIATKAIDRGFKTIRVRVQGLGPGRLAAVKGLQMGGLDIVSITDNTHVSWNPPRPRKARRL
- the LOC118281804 gene encoding proline-rich protein PRCC; translation: MALVAYENSDSSDYEEEDNNDTAIALLNNKTAIKHDPAVSKPAAIEDEQELEPQQNGQSLFNFLPQPSKLKPAVIEEDDEFLHKKEITNTVKPKARITVPSLNDFKDVKDSPVVVKPRAPADKKSSLLSMLPQPRNGVKSTTVSLIPQVVKRKPETPVKKAPLPTPVKKCKVDSKPLVNEYSDESDSEDLQNDFFSIHKPVELPEDVELPLDIDQNAKKPNKPKGIESFFKKEEDIKHVILEPNYDQSVEEQAAGGSSYDDAAYGDEGSNNDVQLNEEAILKLCGARGKRKREEIQIVDVNQAEVLANAREMLMKGLMDDTTKRVSASKKKGNEPTTQQRRKHQITYLAYQAKANEAELQNQWANNRMSKRQTQAKYGF
- the LOC118270843 gene encoding coiled-coil domain-containing protein 124, yielding MPKKFAGENSKAVAARQRKENEKQEKEQKMKKMMEDAEWEDNDEKLKKKQQKKEDQEKKRLEQLQKKAEAKALLEKEMQSIKAAPKAAPPPPKITRAQIERMKEKTIKAEPVKPVPSKVVVEEPPLEENLNRIHLDGEVAQTVDEAISILGEKSDTDRHPEKRLKAAYTAFEEANLPILKAENPTLRLSQLKQMLRKEWLKSPQNPLNMKV
- the LOC118270826 gene encoding 2-(3-amino-3-carboxypropyl)histidine synthase subunit 2, giving the protein MANFTTDGKLCIERKLEVNRSEKEFDDLITRFDINETCRWITENNFLKVCLQFPDELLSVSTKIYEEIKKKVEVDLYILGDTSYASCCVDSVAAMHVQGNAVVHYGHSCFSKTNIPVFTVLPKHSVDVEASIKVVKDRFNADIKLCLFYDAAFEHCKDLISKHWFEYFPHGYISFIEIEENQNRFLGRVIRNKDGEDSAVEVLKDCVCIHLGTRGQTLFNYTISIAASQWYLLDPNTNKIECLEETAWFKRRRFLVEKCKDANVVGILVCKLAGDQTKDIISRMKQLCKVNGKKSYIVSVGKPNVPKLANFPEIDIYVMIACPENDLYSARDFYKPIVYPYELEVALNSNREPYFITHVTDYDQLLPGRPHHCDIHHIQETTDLSLITGKIRETKVDTHQGSSTDLEEKQTWALENIGQNLQDRSWKGLEQKLGETEVKMAEQGRKGIPIQYSDEPK